A window of Paenibacillus phoenicis genomic DNA:
GGAATGTACTCGTCGATCACTTCGAACATTTCGATGATCTTTTGAGCCCATTCGCCTTCTGGGTTTTGCAGAGCTTCACGAGCGGAACCGCGGATGATTGGAGTGTCGTCGCCTGGGAACTCGTATTCGTTCAGCAGGTCGCGAACTTCCATTTCAACCAGTTCAAGCAACTCTTCGTCTTCAACCATGTCGCATTTGTTCAAGAATACAACGATGTAAGGAACACCTACGTTACGGGACAGCAGGATGTGTTCGCGAGTTTGCGGCATTGGGCCGTCAGCTGCGGATACAACCAGGATAGCGCCGTCCATTTGAGCAGCACCGGTGATCATGTTTTTAACATAGTCGGCGTGCCCTGGGCAGTCAACGTGTGCGTAGTGGCGGTTGTTCGTTTCGTACTCAACGTGTGCCGTCGAGATTGTGATACCGCGTTCGCGTTCTTCTGGAGCTTTGTCGATTTGGTCGAAAGCTACGGCTGCACCGCCGTATTTTTTGGACAATACAGTCGTGATGGCCGCAGTCAGAGTTGTTTTACCATGGTCGACGTGACCAATCGTACCGATATTAACGTGCGGTTTTGTACGTTCGTATTTAGCCTTTGCCATTTTAAACAGTTCCTCCTTAAAATATGGATTGTTATGTGTGACCGATCAAAGGAGCATGCCCTTCGATCGGCAAATACATTAAATTATTCGGCCCCTTTATGCTTGGACACGATTTCTTCAGCGATGTTCTTCGGAACTTCTTCATAGTGGGAGAGTTCCATCGAGAACACGCCGCGTCCTTGTGTGCCGGAGCGAAGGGTCGTCGAGTAACCGAACATTTCGGAGAGAGGCACTTTCGCACGGATAATTTGCGCACCACCACGGGAATCCATACCTTCGATACGGCCACGGCGAGAGTTCAGCATACCCATAACGTCACCCATGTACTCCTCAGGTACCGTTACTTCAACTTTCATGATTGGCTCAAGCAGAACAGGTTGACATTTGTCTTTAGCTGCTTTCAGAGCCATCGAACCAGCGATCTTAAACGCCATTTCACTGGAGTCGACGTCATGGTAGGAACCATCGACGATCG
This region includes:
- the tuf gene encoding elongation factor Tu, with the translated sequence MAKAKYERTKPHVNIGTIGHVDHGKTTLTAAITTVLSKKYGGAAVAFDQIDKAPEERERGITISTAHVEYETNNRHYAHVDCPGHADYVKNMITGAAQMDGAILVVSAADGPMPQTREHILLSRNVGVPYIVVFLNKCDMVEDEELLELVEMEVRDLLNEYEFPGDDTPIIRGSAREALQNPEGEWAQKIIEMFEVIDEYIPLPERPIDKPFLMPVEDVFSITGRGTVATGRVERGTVKVGDEVEIVGIVEETKKSVVTGVEMFRKLLDSAQAGDNIGALLRGIDRKEIERGQVLAKPATVNPHTEFTAQVYVLTKEEGGRHKPFFSGYRPQFYFRTTDVTGIINLPEGTEMVMPGDNIEVTVQLISPIAIEEGTRFSIREGGRTVGSGAVVSINK